The genomic interval CGGGGAGCGTATTCGCTGGGGTAAACCACTTCGCTCGAAGTGCCCTTGATGTCGAGCACCAGCGCCGTCATGCCGGCCTCCCGGCATTTCCGGACGTAGTGGCGGATCGAGTCGGGGTAGCTGAAACGCTCCCAGTTGGCTGAACAGTCCAGCCACATGAGTTTGGGTTTCACGGGGGCGGATGCGCTCCGGCATCCGGCGGCTCCCGCCGCGGCGAAAGCCAGCAGGAGTACGGTTGCGAGTTTTTTCATTGCGGGTTCTCGTTTGTTGCGTGTATATAGTTTCCGTATATGTCGATCCCGACCGAGCGGAACGGGTCAGCCAGGGCGTCGATGATCAGTGCGCATTCGATGCGCGTGAGGGGCCTTGCGGCATCGTAATCCGCGAGCAGCCCGGCAGCTTTCTCGTGCACCGCGGCGGCCGTATCTTTTCCAAGGGCCTCGGAAAGCATCGCGGCCAGCCGCGTGCCGTTCACGGCCGCCGGGTCCGCCGATTCGGCCACCGCGGGGTAAACAGCATGCAGTCCGCAGCGCAGCTCCGCCTCCGAAACGTGTTTTCCGGCGTCGAACCACGTCTGGTTCGACCATCCCACGTTCGCACCGCGTCCGCGCAGAATACCCGTCACCCCGATGCGCTGCATGGCCTTGAAGCGCGGGTCGGTCGAGGGCATGTCGAGGTACGGCAGCAGGTAGCCTCCGTCGTCGAGAATCACCTCCTGCACCCTGCGGACCGGGACCTCCGAAGGTTCGCAGCCATCCGCCGCGGCCAGTGCGGCCAGCGCTCCGGCCGCCTGTCCGATCTGCAACACCACGGGCTGCAGGCGCGTGGAGCCGTTCACCAGGTTGGTCACCGAGATGGATTTCTCGGCCACGATCAGCCCCGGCTGCGACGCGGGCAGCATCACGCCCAGCGGCACGCCGTACGAGGGCACGGGATGGAAATAGAGGTTCGGCAGCGAACTCCACTCCGGATAGCGCGTGTGGTGCTGGTCGATGGGGTAGTCGCCCACGCCGATCGCCGTGCGGTAGAGCGTGTTGGCGTAGGGGTCGGTGATGTCGTTGAGCGTGAAGCGCACCAGTCCGTGAATGCGCCGCGATTCGCGGTGGTAGGGATAGAACGGCAGACGGTCCCCGGTGGGGAACTCGTCGTCGGCAAGGCCCAGCGTGCGGAATCCCAGTTCGGTCTGGAGGAAATGGACGAAGCACAGCGTGTGGTTTTTCGCCCGCCGGACGGCTTCGGCACGCTCCGCGGCATCCATGTCGATCATGTTCACGTAGTAGTCGTTGCCCTCGATCGGCCAGTTTATCATGTATTTCCCGCCGGGGAGTTTCCCGTAGGTAATCATCTTTTCCCGGGGCCACATGCGGTCCGGCTCCTTGGGTGAGACGCAGAGCGGGTTGATGCAGCAGCAGGCGAACAGCGCGGAGTCGTAGCCTTCGGGACGCGGAATCGTGACGTCGCGCCCGTAATCCTTCAGCACGGCCACGTAGGTCAGGTCCTGCACGATGTCGTTCGGGGCTTCGAGCGCCTCCTTCTCGCCGGTCTCCGACGTGGCATCCATGCCCACATCATAGGGTACGTCCAGCTCCCGGGCCACGTCGCCCAGTTCGGTGGCGTCGATCAGCACGCGGGCCGCGATGCGCTCGCGTTTCCCGCCGCACTCGATCTCCAGATGCCACACCCCGTCGCGGCGGTCGAATCCGGCGGCCGTCGTGCGGTAGCGCACTTCGAGGTTCGGCTCGCGCGCCGCCATGCGTTTGAACAGGCTGTCGCCCACCGAGGGCTCGAACAGTATGTTGCTCACCCACCCCGTCCGGAGCGCTTCCGGGCCGCCGTAGTGCCGCTCCAGTTCGCTCCGGAATTCGTCCCAGATGCCGCCGCGCAGGGCGTAGTTGCCGTCCGTGGCGCTCACGCCCGCCGAGGTGAGCATGCCGCCCAGCCAGTCGAACTCCTCGACGAGGAGTGTCCGCGCCCCGAGGCGCGCCGACTGAAGGCCCGCGGCCGCCCCGCTCGTCCCGCCGCCCACGATCACCACGTCGTAGCGTGCGGGGGCGTTGCAGGACAGGAGAAACAGGGCGGCTGTCAATGACAGGTACTTCGTTCGTAATGTTTTCATGTGTCGTGTCTTTGCCGGTTTATTTCAGATCGAGTGCCGCCGTGCTCCTGCGGCCGAAACGGTCGGTCGCCGAGACTTCGACCCGCGAGGCCCCTTCGGGCAGCGGAACCCGGTAGTAGTGGTCCGATTCGGAGGGAGCGATCCATTTGTGCTCCAGCCGGTCGGGGTCGGAGTAGAGCCGTGCCGCTTCCGGGTCGTATGCCCGGAACCGTTCGGCAGGGCCGCACGGCCTGCCGTCGATTTCGAACTCCACCCGCCAGGCCGGGTCGCTGGCCCAGATATTGGCTGCGGCATACTCCTCGAACTGCGGGCATTCGCGCCCGTCGTACAGTTTTATCTGGTAGTCGGCCGGGTGTCCCGTCGATTTGTAGTACCATTCGATGCGGTCGCCGTCCACTTCGTAGATGCCGTATCCGGCCGGGGTGCCGTCGGTGCAGAGCGATCCCTGCCACCATGCGCCGCTCAGGGCGGGCGTCACGTGTTCGTACAGGCCGGGAGCGATCGGCTGGTTGCAGGTCGTGTGCGTATGGCCCGAGACGATATGTGCCCGGAAGGGTTTCAGCAGTTCGTAGAGCGCCCGGTGGTTCGCCATCGTCAGGGAGGCGTTGTCGTAGCTGAACTGCTTGCGGTCCGCCTCTTCGCAGGTCGAGGGGATGTGCAGGCAGACGACCACCGTGGAGCCGGGGCGCACGGAAGCGAGGTCCTTCTCCAGCCAGCGCAGTTGCCGCTCGTCGAGATAGCCGATGTAGAAATACTCGCGTCCGATGTAGAAATTGTCGTTGAGCGCTACGTAATGGATGCGGCCGACGTCGAACGAATAGTAGGTCGGACCGTACGTATCTTCGAATTTCGTGAAGGAGGTTTCGTGGGACCGGCCGTAGAGCGTCATGTCGTGATTGCCGATCACGTTGCGGAAGACGAGTCCCGTCCGGGCCATCACGTCGTTGTACTCGCCGTAGAGCGAGTGGTCCAGGTGCACGATGTCGCCGCAGCAGATTCCGTGGAACGGCAGGCCGCCGTAGCCGCGGACCGTGGCTGCGATGTCGTCGGCCGCCTCGGCCAGTTGCGGGAACTCTTTCCGGGCGTATATCTGCGGGTCGGCGATGACGATGAACCCGTGGCGCGTATCGTCGCCCGGGCGGCGCAGCAGCCGGAAGTCGCAGGTCCCGCCTCCGGACGGCAGCGGCCGGAAAAAGCGTACGACGCCCTCTTCCGTCGGGGCGTCGTACCCCGCCGGCACGCAGACGAAGACGAACCGGCTTTGCGCATCGGCTTCCAGCGTGTAATATCCCTTTTCGTCGGTCCGGGCGAATCCGTCGCCGTCGGAGATCCGGACGTTCGCCACGCCCCGGCCGTCGCAGACGACGCGTCCTTTGACCGTAACCGTGCCCGCAGCCCATGCGCAGGCGCTCCAGAGCGATAACAGGATCGCGAATAACGTTCGTTTCATCTTTTCGGTCGGTTTTATTTGCATTGTTCGAGGATCTTCCATATCTGGAACAGACCTCTCGGTACGTGGAAGCACCCCTTCCATTTTCCTCCCTTCAGAGGCAGGAGGACCTCGCCTCGCCGGTTCAGGTATCCGAACCACTCGGGGAACTCGGGGTCCTTGAAGTGCTCCCACATGTATTGGTGCAGTTTTTCGAACCAGTCCAGGCATTTCTGGTTTCCTGTGAGCTGGTATCCCTTTATCATGGCTATCGCGGATTCGATGTGCACCCACCAGAGCTTCTGGTCCCACTCGAGCTGCTGCTGGGGATGTCCGAGGCGGTCCATGAAGTAGAATATTCCGCCGTACTGTTTGTCCCATCCGTATTCGATGGTCCGGAGCGCTATTTCTACGGCGCGCTGGATCAGTTCGGGGCGTCCGAGTCTTTTTCCGAGGTCCATTATGAACCACATCGCCTCGAGCGAGTGTCCCGGATTTATCGAGCGGCCCTCGAAGGAGTCCACCAGCGAGTTGTCCGAGGCGGAAAGGTTTTCGACGATGAGACCGAGGTCCTTCTGGTAGAATACGTCCATTACCTCGTGGAGGCATACGTCGATCGTCTCCTCGATGAGTTTGGGGTCTATGAGCTGTTCGATTTCGAGGGCGAGGTTGCAGAGGATCATCGGGAGCGCGAAATCCTTCATCGGTCGCGTTCCCGGGTGAGCCTTTGTCCACTTACCCTTTGGATTCGAGCGTTTTTCGAGTATCCGGTCGAATGTCTTCTTCGCGATCTGCGCGTATTCGTCGTTTCCGGACGCCATTGCCAGTTGTGCGAAAGCCATGGTGGCGAATGTGTAGGAGAAGATGTTGTAGGGGTCTATGATGGGCTTGCCCTCGCGCGTCAGGGAGAAGTACCAGTCGTATTTTCCGTCGTGTCCGTATTTCCGAAGGAACTCGCCGCCCTGGATGGCGCAGTCGAGCCACTCCTTGCGTTTTTCGACCTTGTTGCAGAGCATCGAGAAGAGCCACACCTCGCGGCCCTGGAGCCAGATGAACTTGTCGGTGTCGTATACGCTTCCGTCGCGGTCGAGGCAGGAGAAGTATCCGCCGTAGGTTTTGTCCTGGGAATGTTCGAGCCAGAAGGGCAGTACGCTGTCCATGAGTTCCGACCGGTATTGGTCGGCCAAATGTTGAAAATCCATGGTTCTGTCGGTGTTTTTTGGGTTGTCGTATCCGTTGCTGCGGCCGTGCCGCCGTCATCGGTCCGCATAGGGGTTGTCGATTCCGAAGTAGTCGCAGTAGCGGTCGTAGAGGTGTCCCGCCTGCGGGTAGGCCGAGTGGGGACTCATGAAGTGTGAAAATTCGAACGTGATGACGTTCCGCATTCCGGCTCTCCGGGCGGCGTCGAGTTTGAGCAGCAGCTTCTCCCACTTGATCGGCAGGAAGCGGATCGGCATGTCGCGGTCGAACGATTCGAGGTTGGTCCAGCACTCCATGCCGTATTTGTCGGCCAGCGCCTTGTTCACCGTCAGGTAATCGTACAGCTCGTGGTAGTCCACCTGTCCGTCCTGGAAGGCGAGGATGTCCACCGCTCCGGCGATGTTGCCCAGAATCTCGTTCCATTCGCGGCGATGCTCCTCGACCGAGAGGGCCCGGTCGCCCGACATGACCTGATCGGTCTTGATGCCGTGGATATAGGGCGAGATCATCGTCTTCAGCCCGCCGGAAATCTCCTTGGCGTGGCGGCCGAGCTCGGCGTAGATGCGCGACATGTTCTTCGTGCGACGGCTGATCTCCTGCGACAGATACCACCCCTGGAACGATCGGTGATGGCCGTATTTGGCCCACACTTCGTCGATGAGTTTCCTGTTCAGGTCGATTTCGCGCTGGAAGAGCCCTTCCTGCCAGTATTTGCCCGAGTCGTAGATGCCGAAGTAGAAGGCCATGTCGTATTTGTCGGCCAGCGTGAGGAACATTTCGACCAGATCCGCGGGCGGGTAGTGGACCTCCTCGCTTTCGAGCAGACACTCGAACGGCGCGGCGATCCAGCGGCCCAGTCCGGCGCGGATCAGCACCACCGTGTTGATGCCCATGTGCTTCATCGCCCGAAAGTCGGCGTCCCATTCGCGCACGCCCCAATTCTGATGGGGAATGTCCCAACTGATCTCGTCGAGAAAGGTCGCCCGGATGGGGATGGCTTCGAGGATGCCTTCGGTGCGGAAATCGTCGTCGGAGAGTTCGCAGGCTCCGGAGGTCTCCGCCGGCGGATTCGCCGGGGAGCAGGCGGCCAGCACGAGCGCCGCCGCGAGCAGTATGATCGGACGTTTCATCTCCGGAGGGCTATTTGTCGCTCAGGGCGTCGATTCCGGCCTTGACGTACGACCACTGGTCGGCCTTCTTCAGGTGGATCATGTCGAAGAGGAAATAGCCGTCGCAGGCGTTGATGCAGGCGCTCACCGAGGCGGTGACGGCGCGGTTTTCCTCTTCCTGCGTCACTTCGTCGTCCGGGTCCCAATTCCCCACGTCGGGACCTCCCGCCACCAGCGGGCAGGCGCCCGTCGTGCGCTCCTTCGCCAGCCGGCAGAAGCCCTCCATGGTCCATTCGGTCGTTCCGTTGACCCGCGTCGGGGAGGCGTAGGCCCCGATCAGCATCTGGTCCATGAGGTCGGCGTAACCGTAGTCCATGTATTTCTTCGTCGCCCAGGAGAAATCGGCCGAGGCATCGTAGTCCGGACTGGCCCAATTGACTCCCACGTCGTAGTAGCTCGCATACCAGCCGCCGACATAGACACCGAATCGGAGGGACGGATTGACCTCTTTGACCGCGGCCCGCGCTTTGGCCATGAAGTCGCGGATCACCTTGGCGCGAAATTCGATCCACTGTTTCAGACGGACCGGCTCGGGCGAGGGGATGCCCGACGTGTGCCCCGCAGGCAGGATGTCGCCCGGGAAGTCGGCGACCGCCTCGCCGATGTATTTCTCGAACTCCCGGCGCGTGTAGTCCGAGAAGTCGCTCGTGAAACCGTCGAAACGGCCGCGGTCGAGGAAGATGCCCGTCAGTCCGTCGTAGGCGGCCAGGTCCCGGAGCATCGAGCAGATGTATTCCTGCACTTCGGGCAGCACGGGGTTGAAGAACTTGGCCGCCTGGTCCGTGGACATGATGTTGGTGATGCCGTTCGCCAGATTGAGATCGGTGGTCCAGGCCCGTTTGTCCGCGTCGCGGAACACGACGCCGGCGCCGCCGAGCGAGGTCAGGTTACCGCCCGTGAAGGTGTTGATGGCGGCGTGGATGCGCAGTCCCAGCTTCGCGCCTTCGTCGATGAAGGCTTGCAGGTAGTCCCAGGTCGCCGTGCGTTCGATCTTCGAGTAGCCTTCGGGCAGCCAGGCCCCGAGCCACTCCACCTGCTCGACCGCAGAGGTGCGGAAGAGCGCATCGCCTGTCGTGGGACGCACGTCCACCACGATGTCCGTGAAGCCGGCGTCCCGGGCCTTCGCCAGATCGCGGGCGATGTTCTCGCGGCTGTTGGCGAAGTCGGGAAAGTTCGCGGCGGCATCCACCCAGATGAACCGCGGTTTCCCGGCGACGGGTTCCGGGTCGGGTTCCGGTTCCGGATCGGGCCACTCCCATTCCGGGGTTTCGGGGTCCGAGCCGCACGAGACGGCTCCCAGCGTCAGTGTCAGCGCTGCCAGGGCCGTTGCGGCCCGTTTGACATGTCGTTTCATGGTCTGATTCTTTGTGATTTTGGACCGGTATCCCCGGTCAGGGGGATACCGGCAGGTCGCGTCATTTGTCGATGCAGTCGAATTCCCAGGCCACCAGCGCATTGGTGTTGGCGTCCGTGTAGTAGAGGTTCAGCTTGTAGCCGTCGGCCGAGGCCGTCATCAGGACGTCGCCCGTGGCATTGACCACCGCTCCGGCGGGTTTGTACTCGTTCGAGGTGAATACCCGTGCGGGCGACGTGTCGCAGGCTCCCGTCAG from Alistipes dispar carries:
- a CDS encoding FAD-dependent oxidoreductase gives rise to the protein MKTLRTKYLSLTAALFLLSCNAPARYDVVIVGGGTSGAAAGLQSARLGARTLLVEEFDWLGGMLTSAGVSATDGNYALRGGIWDEFRSELERHYGGPEALRTGWVSNILFEPSVGDSLFKRMAAREPNLEVRYRTTAAGFDRRDGVWHLEIECGGKRERIAARVLIDATELGDVARELDVPYDVGMDATSETGEKEALEAPNDIVQDLTYVAVLKDYGRDVTIPRPEGYDSALFACCCINPLCVSPKEPDRMWPREKMITYGKLPGGKYMINWPIEGNDYYVNMIDMDAAERAEAVRRAKNHTLCFVHFLQTELGFRTLGLADDEFPTGDRLPFYPYHRESRRIHGLVRFTLNDITDPYANTLYRTAIGVGDYPIDQHHTRYPEWSSLPNLYFHPVPSYGVPLGVMLPASQPGLIVAEKSISVTNLVNGSTRLQPVVLQIGQAAGALAALAAADGCEPSEVPVRRVQEVILDDGGYLLPYLDMPSTDPRFKAMQRIGVTGILRGRGANVGWSNQTWFDAGKHVSEAELRCGLHAVYPAVAESADPAAVNGTRLAAMLSEALGKDTAAAVHEKAAGLLADYDAARPLTRIECALIIDALADPFRSVGIDIYGNYIHATNENPQ
- a CDS encoding calcineurin-like phosphoesterase C-terminal domain-containing protein, which produces MKRTLFAILLSLWSACAWAAGTVTVKGRVVCDGRGVANVRISDGDGFARTDEKGYYTLEADAQSRFVFVCVPAGYDAPTEEGVVRFFRPLPSGGGTCDFRLLRRPGDDTRHGFIVIADPQIYARKEFPQLAEAADDIAATVRGYGGLPFHGICCGDIVHLDHSLYGEYNDVMARTGLVFRNVIGNHDMTLYGRSHETSFTKFEDTYGPTYYSFDVGRIHYVALNDNFYIGREYFYIGYLDERQLRWLEKDLASVRPGSTVVVCLHIPSTCEEADRKQFSYDNASLTMANHRALYELLKPFRAHIVSGHTHTTCNQPIAPGLYEHVTPALSGAWWQGSLCTDGTPAGYGIYEVDGDRIEWYYKSTGHPADYQIKLYDGRECPQFEEYAAANIWASDPAWRVEFEIDGRPCGPAERFRAYDPEAARLYSDPDRLEHKWIAPSESDHYYRVPLPEGASRVEVSATDRFGRRSTAALDLK
- a CDS encoding n-acyl-d-glucosamine 2-epimerase, which gives rise to MDFQHLADQYRSELMDSVLPFWLEHSQDKTYGGYFSCLDRDGSVYDTDKFIWLQGREVWLFSMLCNKVEKRKEWLDCAIQGGEFLRKYGHDGKYDWYFSLTREGKPIIDPYNIFSYTFATMAFAQLAMASGNDEYAQIAKKTFDRILEKRSNPKGKWTKAHPGTRPMKDFALPMILCNLALEIEQLIDPKLIEETIDVCLHEVMDVFYQKDLGLIVENLSASDNSLVDSFEGRSINPGHSLEAMWFIMDLGKRLGRPELIQRAVEIALRTIEYGWDKQYGGIFYFMDRLGHPQQQLEWDQKLWWVHIESAIAMIKGYQLTGNQKCLDWFEKLHQYMWEHFKDPEFPEWFGYLNRRGEVLLPLKGGKWKGCFHVPRGLFQIWKILEQCK
- a CDS encoding DUF4434 domain-containing protein, whose amino-acid sequence is MKRPIILLAAALVLAACSPANPPAETSGACELSDDDFRTEGILEAIPIRATFLDEISWDIPHQNWGVREWDADFRAMKHMGINTVVLIRAGLGRWIAAPFECLLESEEVHYPPADLVEMFLTLADKYDMAFYFGIYDSGKYWQEGLFQREIDLNRKLIDEVWAKYGHHRSFQGWYLSQEISRRTKNMSRIYAELGRHAKEISGGLKTMISPYIHGIKTDQVMSGDRALSVEEHRREWNEILGNIAGAVDILAFQDGQVDYHELYDYLTVNKALADKYGMECWTNLESFDRDMPIRFLPIKWEKLLLKLDAARRAGMRNVITFEFSHFMSPHSAYPQAGHLYDRYCDYFGIDNPYADR
- a CDS encoding alpha amylase family protein; translation: MKRHVKRAATALAALTLTLGAVSCGSDPETPEWEWPDPEPEPDPEPVAGKPRFIWVDAAANFPDFANSRENIARDLAKARDAGFTDIVVDVRPTTGDALFRTSAVEQVEWLGAWLPEGYSKIERTATWDYLQAFIDEGAKLGLRIHAAINTFTGGNLTSLGGAGVVFRDADKRAWTTDLNLANGITNIMSTDQAAKFFNPVLPEVQEYICSMLRDLAAYDGLTGIFLDRGRFDGFTSDFSDYTRREFEKYIGEAVADFPGDILPAGHTSGIPSPEPVRLKQWIEFRAKVIRDFMAKARAAVKEVNPSLRFGVYVGGWYASYYDVGVNWASPDYDASADFSWATKKYMDYGYADLMDQMLIGAYASPTRVNGTTEWTMEGFCRLAKERTTGACPLVAGGPDVGNWDPDDEVTQEEENRAVTASVSACINACDGYFLFDMIHLKKADQWSYVKAGIDALSDK